In Aspergillus fumigatus Af293 chromosome 4, whole genome shotgun sequence, one genomic interval encodes:
- a CDS encoding gamma-glutamyltransferase family protein, which produces MPLNSHAVYSRLNPDFVPFASRRSTVHSTKGIVTCTQPLAAAAGHRILKEGGNAAVSAALNVTEPSSTGIGGDMFCLFYDAKSKKVHSLNGSGRYPANATLEKIRKDLNLGANEKGSIPMTSVLSVTTPGAAAGWVDTVERFGSGKLSLEQILTPAIELGEQGFAVSELSSYFWRESEDLLRNASPNFREMLKLDPKARDGVRSPRPGEIMKNPTLAKTFRRLAAEGKKGFYEGEVAQELVKVIQDLGGYMTLDDLKYHAETGTQNTEAISLKFTGQDIVKKQTAGTDGEENQGVEIWEHPPNGQGIVALMALGILEELERTGKIPVFTEDQHNSTEYLHAVIESLRIAFADASWWVTDPDVEKVPSKELISREYLAERAKLFNPEKAADIIDHGSPAHNHCDTVYFAVTDEEGNGISFINSNYAGFGSGIIPKGCGFTLQNRGANFSLDPGHPNALASRKRPYHTIIPALITNCSDGSLHSVYGVMGGFMQPQGHVQVLLNMLAFNYHPQAALDAPRICIAADSEPGNQTVYIEEGISDDVIEGLKRLGHQVKVLSGWQRGMFGRGQIIRCHYDDDQLVYSAGSDPRGDGMAIPAV; this is translated from the exons ATGCCTCTCAACTCTCACGCTGTTTATTCCAGACTAAACCCGGACTTTGTTCCATTCGCCAGTAGAAGAAGTACTGTCCACAGTACCAAAGGCATTGTAACATGTACTCAGCCACTGGCAGCCGCTGCGGGCCATAGAATCttgaaggaaggaggaaatgCTGCGGTAT CCGCCGCATTGAATGTCACCGAGCCTTCATCGACCGGGATTGGTGGTGACATGTTCTGTCTCTTCTACGATGCAAAATCAAAGAAGGTCCACTCACTCAACGGTTCTGGTCGATATCCCGCCAACGCGACGCTTGAGAAGATTAGGAAGGATCTGAACCTCGGTGCCAATGAGAAGGGGAGCATTCCAATGACCAGTGTCCTATCGGTAACTACCCCCGGCGCAGCTGCTGGATGGGTAGACACAGTGGAGAGATTCGGCAGTGGCAAGCTGTCTTTGGAACAGATTCTTACGCCAGCAATTGAACTGGGAGAGCAAGGGTTCGCGGTGTCAGAATTATCTTCCTACTTT TGGCGTGAAAGTGAAGACCTGCTACGGAATGCATCTCCAAATTTCCGGGAGATGCTCAAGCTTGATCCGAAAGCCAGAGACGGTGTTAGAAGCCCACGTCCTGGTGAAATCATGAAGAATCCGACATTGGCGAAGACCTTCCGAAGACTTGCTGCAGAGGGTAAGAAGGGGTTTTATGAAGGGGAAGTTGCACAGGAGCTAGTCAAGGTCATCCAGGACCTGGGTGGCTACATGACCCTGGACGATCTCAAGTATCATGCTGAGACCGGAACACAGAACACTGAAGCTATCTCACTCAAATTCACTGGCCAAGATATTGTTAAAAAACAGACCGCTGGAACAGACGGTGAAGAAAACCAAGGCGTGGAAATATGGGAGCATCCGCCCAACGGCCAGGGCATTGTTGCTCTCATGGCCCTGGGGATTCTTGAGGAACTCGAGCGGACAGGAAAGATTCCTGTCTTTACTGAGGATCAGCACAACTCGACAGAGTACCTTCACGCTGTTATCGAAAGTCTTCGGATTGCTTTCGCCGATGCCTCATGGTGGGTCACGGATCCAGATGTGGAAAAGGTACCGTCGAAAGAGCTGATCTCCAGGGAGTATCTGGCCGAACGGGCGAAGCTGTTCAACCCGGAGAAAGCGGCAGACATCATCGATCATGGTAGTCCAGCTCACAATCACTGCGATACAGTCTACTTCGCTGTgactgatgaggagggcaaCGGTATTTCCTTTATTAACAGTAACTATGCTGGATTCGGTAGTGGGATCATTCCGAAAGGGTGTGGCTTTACGCTCCAGAACCGCGGTGCCAATTTCTCTCTGGACCCAGGTCATCCTAATGCGTTGGCTTCACGAAAGCGGCCGTACCACACCATCATTCCTGCGCTGATTACCAACTGCTCCGATGGCTCTCTTCACTCTGTTTACGGAGTCATGGGTGGTTTCATGCAGCCGCAGGGCCATGTCCAGGTTCTTCTCAACATGCTTGCGTTCAACTatcatcctcaagcagcgcTGGATGCTCCACGAATCTGTATCGCGGCTGACTCTGAGCCTGGCAATCAGACAGTCTATATCGAGGAGGGAATCAGTGATGATGTCATTGAGGGCCTCAAGCGGCTTGGACATCAAGTTAAGGTTCTGTCCGGGTGGCAGAGGGGAATGTTTGGTCGAGGGCAGATCATTCGTTGTCATTACGACGATGACCAATTGGTCTACAGTGCTGGAAGTGACCCCAGAGGCGATGGAATGGCGATTCCTGCAGTATAA